In Trichomycterus rosablanca isolate fTriRos1 chromosome 20, fTriRos1.hap1, whole genome shotgun sequence, one DNA window encodes the following:
- the arhgap32a gene encoding rho GTPase-activating protein 32 isoform X1, with the protein MIMEAGSDSAAAPYRAASAPSGDTAAPDPLQSPHSPEEEEDVQERRPKAGERAGWEDAIALMARDATVLPELSADSSLRSCTSTASMKVKNVKKLSLSKSHFPRLAECAHFHYENVDFGSVQLTLTEEQNDPLLSSLNSKELVYFIQISCQGKKWIVRRSYEDFRVLDKHLHLCIYDRRFSHLTELPRFESLKDTAGPLSQMLTAYLSRLSTIADNKINCGPTLTWMEIDNKGNHLLVHDESFINVPAVAAAHVIKRYIAQAADELSFEVGDIVSVIDMPPKEDSGWWRGKHGFQVGFFPSECVEIISEKVSPNVTSTLAKPVSGKHGKLITFLRTYVKSRPTKQKLKQRGILRERVFGCDLGEHLLNSGSDVPQVIKSCTEFIEKHGIVDGIYRLSGISSNIQKLRHEFDSEHIPDLTKDTYIQDIHSVGSLCKLYFRELPNPLLTYQLYDKFSEAVSAATDDERLVKIHDVIQQLPPPHYRTLEFLMRHLAHMAAFSYVTNMHSKNLAIVWAPNLLRSKQIESACFSGTSAFMEVRIQSVVVEFILNHVDVLFSSRLSTLIRESSGHTTLSRPKSLLVCSPSTKLLSLEEAQARTQAQLSSPVSPGSKYIEVGEGPAALHGKFHTIIDLPLDRKKAQTKVKKSPVASWRSFFSMAKSTTSKRKMRQHPSEPSGIKTMALPGGRGDNGTLRSAKSEESLSSNLEGGSVVYQSRRPRSTSDALSTSFNEDLLKPRVHKDSQTSYKDSRKAQAVSITCVPALISSPQSADADFGIAQGLDCDPALFQGSALASEGRKRSTNQKDRGTSRESGSSNEVTGPTGASDFIPKTRENANERHLTSDKLITATKEPDSSETAPVGRTQKPEVDSETKDRSVSSTEVKPSVVKASTSAQGEDQHQRPSSLLSESLDKSTDEQARTVKQTESGAVTFDCTPGLVRSVSLITSQPAVKSAARMLALALAESAQQATSQRKRGSSEPPTPISPVHLQDPLSMLLWPSPLSLQPQNSSTSKQVKPLSTISTGSYTDAGSPQSTRACHGSESGLSCSDGGGGSAESPETVLPSQDASAAKGLDTKQAPESHKSVKENVRHVGVGTDNGSPDESSEVELNQFQLNSSALHGSSERQSALAALLSKQAANESNFRVILAEASMPASVHDVLPHAPVSPQTAHYPGNPSDNMPRTSGYIFLSSSLGQTCHYQPDYIQQQPKIPFRDVYNTLAPRTIHQSIKHKSQRRDDYYSSCFYRHGGPRYPPMDGASVYPTIRRVRSMHAPPDDSFFFSPQSSNQHNTFQRPVSSNIHHVRPYFVDGKVQYRFKPYSGAQHNPDQYPTSGHGYSHSYSLRRMPSHPGRVISGGESHHNPCVNLPFSREGSFVNQGINPLPRMKTVAQHEVMDAGVQDRLLNQSVRQRTAAKKKPQDPSLPLPHFQKASQRWQETVHTRNKSDSGKDLLISTEGADGKYRVTMVTHYSPEHPLSDPESLTATEMGVKRSGYSTKLKQSRSMQNYPQHMLESQPLPPNLTLHKEYSCPDFKHTDTQIQSQNQLIMRNCPKEDYQHVWVKDSDLQRLERSHSMKTHQQPRHVKMTVDHDHRLSYPAQIRQRTRSMFAPSRTNYMDSYVPVQPKGPVMYPNYGCMPPHRSRLYTTDIGTGSFLRSKLRSKTEVYAE; encoded by the exons CTCACGCTGACCGAGGAGCAGAACGATCCATTGCTTAGCAGCCTCAACTCAAAGGAGCTGGTGTATTTTATCCAGATCTCTTGTCAG ggaaaGAAATGGATTGTAAGACGGTCGTATGAAGACTTCCGCGTCCTCGACAAGCACCTCCAtctctgtatatatgacagaaGGTTTTCTCATCTAACAGAGCTGCCCCGATTTGAGAGCCTTAAAGACACTGCAGGG CCACTTTCCCAGATGCTTACTGCCTACCTTTCCCGTCTTTCGACCATCGCTGACAACAAGATAAACTGCGGCCCTACGTTGACATGGATGGAG ATTGATAATAAGGGAAACCATCTGCTGGTCCACGATGAGTCCTTTATAAATGTGCCAGCGGTCGCCGCTGCTCATGTCATAAAGCGCTACATAGCTCAGGCTGCTGACGAGCTCTCATTTGAG gtTGGAGACATTGTTTCTGTCATTGATATGCCTCCCAAAGAAGACTCGGGCTGGTGGAGAGGGAAACATGGTTTTCAG GTGGGATTTTTCCCCAGTGAGTGTGTGGAAATAATCAGTGAGAAAGTTTCACCAAATGTGACCAGTACATTAGCAAAACCAG TGTCTGGTAAGCATGGGAAGCTGATCACATTTCTTCGTACTTATGTGAAGTCGAGGCCCACCAAACAAAAGCTTAAGCAAAGAGGGATACTGAGGGAAAGGGTGTTCGGCTGTGATCTCGGGGAACATCTACTGAACTCAGGCTCTGATG TCCCTCAGGTCATTAAGAGCTGCACTGAATTCATTGAAAAGCATGGGATCGTGGATGGAATTTACCGCTTGTCTGGGATCTCCTCCAACATCCAGAAACTGCG GCATGAGTTTGATTCGGAGCACATTCCAGACCTCACTAAGGACACCTATATCCAGGACATCCACTCTGTAGGGTCCCTGTGCAAGCTGTACTTCCGAGAGCTTCCCAACCCTCTGCTCACCTACCAGCTCTATGACAAATTTTCA GAAGCAGTGTCAGCAGCCACCGATGACGAAAGACTGGTGAAAATCCATGACGTCATTCAGCAGTTGCCACCTCCACACTACAG aaCTCTTGAGTTCCTTATGAGGCACTTGGCACATATGGCAGCCTTCAGTTATGTCACCAACATGCATTCCAAAAACCTGGCAATCGTCTGGGCTCCCAATCTCCTAAG GTCTAAGCAAATCGAATCCGCCTGCTTCAGTGGCACGTCTGCCTTCATGGAGGTGCGCATTCAGTCGGTTGTGGTGGAGTTCATCCTTAATCATGTAGACGTACTCTTTAGCTCCAGACTCAGCACTCTGATTCGTGAGAGCTCAG GCCACACCACTTTGTCCCGGCCCAAGTCTTTACTGGTGTGCTCACCGTCTACTAAGCTGCTGTCTCTGGAAGAGGCACAGGCCCGCACTCAGGCCCAGCTCTCCTCTCCTGTGTCTCCTGGAAGCAAGTACATCGAGGTGGGAGAAGGACCGGCTGCCCTACATGGCAAATTTCACACCATTATTGACCTTCCCCTGGACAG AAAGAAGGCTCAAACCAAGGTAAAGAAATCTCCTGTGGCAAGCTGGCGTTCATTCTTCAGTATGGCAAAATCTACTACATCCAAGCGTAAAATGCGTCAGCACCCCAGTGAGCCTAGTGGAATAAAAACCATGGCTCTTCCAG GTGGTAGAGGAGATAACGGAACTCTACGGTCAGCCAAAAGTGAAGAATCTCTTTCCTCAAATCTTGAAG GTGGATCAGTGGTGTATCAATCACGCAGGCCTCGCTCCACCAGCGATGCCCTTTCCACCTCTTTCAACGAAGACCTGTTGAAACCCAGAGTCCATAAAGACTCACAGACAAGCTATAAAGACAGCAGGAAAGCCCAGGCTGTATCCATCACGTGTGTACCTGCACTGATATCCAGCCCGCAGTCGGCTGATGCAGATTTTGGCATAGCTCAGGGTCTGGACTGTGACCCAGCTTTGTTTCAGGGCAGTGCATTAGCTAGTGAAGGAAGAAAAAGAAGCACTAACCAAAAGGACAGAGGCACTTCCAGGGAATCGGGATCTTCAAACGAGGTCACCGGTCCCACTGGAGCGTCTGATTTCATTCCAAAGACcagagaaaatgcaaatgaaaggCATTTAACTTCAGATAAGTTGATTACAGCGACTAAAGAGCCAGACTCCTCTGAGACGGCACCTGTGGGTCGCACCCAGAAACCTGAGGTAGATTCAGAGACAAAAGATCGGTCTGTTTCTTCCACTGAAGTAAAGCCATCTGTGGTCAAGGCCAGTACGTCTGCACAGGGCGAAGATCAGCACCAAAGGCCCTCTTCTCTACTTTCTGAAAGCCTGGATAAATCTACTGATGAGCAGGCCAGAACAGTGAAGCAAACAGAATCAG GTGCTGTGACATTTGACTGCACACCAGGCCTCGTGAGGTCCGTGTCTCTCATAACCTCCCAGCCGGCGGTAAAGAGCGCCGCCCGGATGCTGGCTCTGGCTCTGGCTGAATCAGCCCAACAAGCCACATCGCAGAGAAAGAGAGGTAGTTCCGAACCCCCCACTCCTATTTCTCCAGTTCATCTTCAGGACCCGCTTTCTATGTTGCTGTGGCCCTCACCGCTGTCCTTACAGCCTCAGAACTCGTCCACTAGTAAACAGGTAAAACCTTTGAGCACCATCTCTACCGGAAGCTACACGGATGCAGGCAGCCCACAGAGCACCCGTGCCTGCCACGGAAGTGAGAGTGGACTCAGCTGCTCCGATGGTGGTGGCGGATCTGCCGAAAGTCCTGAAACCGTTTTACCCTCCCAGGATGCATCTGCTGCAAAAGGACTAGATACTAAGCAGGCTCCCGAGAGCCACAAATCTGTTAAAGAAAATGTGCGCCATGTTGGAGTCGGTACTGATAACGGAAGTCCAGACGAAAGCTCAGAGGTGGAGCTCAATCAATTCCAGTTAAACAGTTCTGCATTGCATGGCTCCTCTGAACGTCAGTCAGCCTTGGCTGCTCTGCTCAGCAAGCAAGCTGCCAACGAGTCTAACTTTCGTGTCATACTAGCAGAAGCTTCCATGCCAGCGTCAGTCCATGACGTTCTCCCACATGCTCCAGTTTCTCCACAGACTGCACATTACCCAGGCAACCCCAGTGATAACATGCCGAGGACTTCGGGATACATTTTTCTTTCAAGTTCACTGGGACAGACGTGTCATTATCAGCCTGATTACATCCAACAGCAGCCCAAGATTCCTTTTAGGGATGTATACAACACCCTGGCACCAAGGACCATACACCAGTCTATTAAACACAAAAGTCAACGAAGAGACGACTACTATTCAAGTTGTTTTTATAGACACGGTGGCCCGAGATACCCCCCGATGGATGGTGCGTCCGTGTATCCCACTATCCGTAGGGTGCGCTCTATGCATGCACCACCAGATGACTCGTTTTTCTTCTCCCCACAATCATCCAACCAACACAATACTTTCCAGcgaccggtttcctcaaatatTCACCACGTGCGACCGTACTTTGTGGATGGCAAAGTTCAGTACAGGTTCAAGCCCTATTCCGGAGCTCAACATAACCCGGATCAATATCCAACAAGCGGCCATGGGTACAGCCACTCCTACAGCCTGCGCAGGATGCCTTCTCATCCTGGTAGGGTTATAAGCGGGGGTGAGAGCCATCACAACCCCTGCGTCAACCTGCCTTTTAGCAGAGAGGGTAGTTTTGTAAACCAAGGCATCAATCCTTTGCCAAGGATGAAAACTGTTGCTCAGCATGAGGTAATGGATGCTGGTGTACAAGATCGACTTTTAAATCAGTCTGTCAGACAGAGGACTGCTGCGAAAAAGAAGCCACAAGATCCTAGTTTGCCCCTGCCCCATTTTCAGAAAGCGAGCCAGAGGTGGCAGGAAACAGTGCACACCAGGAACAAATCAGATTCAGGCAAAGATCTGCTCATTTCCACCGAAGGTGCTGATGGAAAATACAGAGTTACAATGGTGACACATTACTCACCGGAGCACCCACTATCCGACCCTGAGAGTTTAACTGCCACTGAGATGGGCGTGAAGAGGAGTGGGTACAGCACCAAACTCAAGCAGAGTCGTTCCATGCAGAACTACCCACAGCACATGCTGGAGTCTCAACCACTGCCGCCTAACCTGACTCTGCATAAAGAATACAGCTGCCCCGACTTCAAACACACCGACACCCAGATTCAAAGCCAGAACCAGCTGATCATGAGGAACTGTCCTAAAGAGGACTATCAGCACGTTTGGGTCAAGGACAGTGATCTACAAAGATTAGAGAGGTCACACAGCATGAAAACCCATCAACAACCCAGACATGTCAAAATGACTGTGGATCATGATCACAGATTATCATATCCCGCCCAGATCAGACAGAGGACTCGTAGCATGTTCGCACCATCTCGCACCAATTACATGGATTCTTATGTGCCTGTGCAGCCCAAAGGTCCTGTCATGTACCCAAACTATGGCTGTATGCCCCCTCATAGATCCAGACTGTACACCACAGATATAGGCACTGGAAGCTTTCTCCGTTCTAAACTTAGGTCTAAGACAGAAGTATACGCTGAATGA
- the arhgap32a gene encoding rho GTPase-activating protein 32 isoform X2 codes for MLTAYLSRLSTIADNKINCGPTLTWMEIDNKGNHLLVHDESFINVPAVAAAHVIKRYIAQAADELSFEVGDIVSVIDMPPKEDSGWWRGKHGFQVGFFPSECVEIISEKVSPNVTSTLAKPVSGKHGKLITFLRTYVKSRPTKQKLKQRGILRERVFGCDLGEHLLNSGSDVPQVIKSCTEFIEKHGIVDGIYRLSGISSNIQKLRHEFDSEHIPDLTKDTYIQDIHSVGSLCKLYFRELPNPLLTYQLYDKFSEAVSAATDDERLVKIHDVIQQLPPPHYRTLEFLMRHLAHMAAFSYVTNMHSKNLAIVWAPNLLRSKQIESACFSGTSAFMEVRIQSVVVEFILNHVDVLFSSRLSTLIRESSGHTTLSRPKSLLVCSPSTKLLSLEEAQARTQAQLSSPVSPGSKYIEVGEGPAALHGKFHTIIDLPLDRKKAQTKVKKSPVASWRSFFSMAKSTTSKRKMRQHPSEPSGIKTMALPGGRGDNGTLRSAKSEESLSSNLEGGSVVYQSRRPRSTSDALSTSFNEDLLKPRVHKDSQTSYKDSRKAQAVSITCVPALISSPQSADADFGIAQGLDCDPALFQGSALASEGRKRSTNQKDRGTSRESGSSNEVTGPTGASDFIPKTRENANERHLTSDKLITATKEPDSSETAPVGRTQKPEVDSETKDRSVSSTEVKPSVVKASTSAQGEDQHQRPSSLLSESLDKSTDEQARTVKQTESGAVTFDCTPGLVRSVSLITSQPAVKSAARMLALALAESAQQATSQRKRGSSEPPTPISPVHLQDPLSMLLWPSPLSLQPQNSSTSKQVKPLSTISTGSYTDAGSPQSTRACHGSESGLSCSDGGGGSAESPETVLPSQDASAAKGLDTKQAPESHKSVKENVRHVGVGTDNGSPDESSEVELNQFQLNSSALHGSSERQSALAALLSKQAANESNFRVILAEASMPASVHDVLPHAPVSPQTAHYPGNPSDNMPRTSGYIFLSSSLGQTCHYQPDYIQQQPKIPFRDVYNTLAPRTIHQSIKHKSQRRDDYYSSCFYRHGGPRYPPMDGASVYPTIRRVRSMHAPPDDSFFFSPQSSNQHNTFQRPVSSNIHHVRPYFVDGKVQYRFKPYSGAQHNPDQYPTSGHGYSHSYSLRRMPSHPGRVISGGESHHNPCVNLPFSREGSFVNQGINPLPRMKTVAQHEVMDAGVQDRLLNQSVRQRTAAKKKPQDPSLPLPHFQKASQRWQETVHTRNKSDSGKDLLISTEGADGKYRVTMVTHYSPEHPLSDPESLTATEMGVKRSGYSTKLKQSRSMQNYPQHMLESQPLPPNLTLHKEYSCPDFKHTDTQIQSQNQLIMRNCPKEDYQHVWVKDSDLQRLERSHSMKTHQQPRHVKMTVDHDHRLSYPAQIRQRTRSMFAPSRTNYMDSYVPVQPKGPVMYPNYGCMPPHRSRLYTTDIGTGSFLRSKLRSKTEVYAE; via the exons ATGCTTACTGCCTACCTTTCCCGTCTTTCGACCATCGCTGACAACAAGATAAACTGCGGCCCTACGTTGACATGGATGGAG ATTGATAATAAGGGAAACCATCTGCTGGTCCACGATGAGTCCTTTATAAATGTGCCAGCGGTCGCCGCTGCTCATGTCATAAAGCGCTACATAGCTCAGGCTGCTGACGAGCTCTCATTTGAG gtTGGAGACATTGTTTCTGTCATTGATATGCCTCCCAAAGAAGACTCGGGCTGGTGGAGAGGGAAACATGGTTTTCAG GTGGGATTTTTCCCCAGTGAGTGTGTGGAAATAATCAGTGAGAAAGTTTCACCAAATGTGACCAGTACATTAGCAAAACCAG TGTCTGGTAAGCATGGGAAGCTGATCACATTTCTTCGTACTTATGTGAAGTCGAGGCCCACCAAACAAAAGCTTAAGCAAAGAGGGATACTGAGGGAAAGGGTGTTCGGCTGTGATCTCGGGGAACATCTACTGAACTCAGGCTCTGATG TCCCTCAGGTCATTAAGAGCTGCACTGAATTCATTGAAAAGCATGGGATCGTGGATGGAATTTACCGCTTGTCTGGGATCTCCTCCAACATCCAGAAACTGCG GCATGAGTTTGATTCGGAGCACATTCCAGACCTCACTAAGGACACCTATATCCAGGACATCCACTCTGTAGGGTCCCTGTGCAAGCTGTACTTCCGAGAGCTTCCCAACCCTCTGCTCACCTACCAGCTCTATGACAAATTTTCA GAAGCAGTGTCAGCAGCCACCGATGACGAAAGACTGGTGAAAATCCATGACGTCATTCAGCAGTTGCCACCTCCACACTACAG aaCTCTTGAGTTCCTTATGAGGCACTTGGCACATATGGCAGCCTTCAGTTATGTCACCAACATGCATTCCAAAAACCTGGCAATCGTCTGGGCTCCCAATCTCCTAAG GTCTAAGCAAATCGAATCCGCCTGCTTCAGTGGCACGTCTGCCTTCATGGAGGTGCGCATTCAGTCGGTTGTGGTGGAGTTCATCCTTAATCATGTAGACGTACTCTTTAGCTCCAGACTCAGCACTCTGATTCGTGAGAGCTCAG GCCACACCACTTTGTCCCGGCCCAAGTCTTTACTGGTGTGCTCACCGTCTACTAAGCTGCTGTCTCTGGAAGAGGCACAGGCCCGCACTCAGGCCCAGCTCTCCTCTCCTGTGTCTCCTGGAAGCAAGTACATCGAGGTGGGAGAAGGACCGGCTGCCCTACATGGCAAATTTCACACCATTATTGACCTTCCCCTGGACAG AAAGAAGGCTCAAACCAAGGTAAAGAAATCTCCTGTGGCAAGCTGGCGTTCATTCTTCAGTATGGCAAAATCTACTACATCCAAGCGTAAAATGCGTCAGCACCCCAGTGAGCCTAGTGGAATAAAAACCATGGCTCTTCCAG GTGGTAGAGGAGATAACGGAACTCTACGGTCAGCCAAAAGTGAAGAATCTCTTTCCTCAAATCTTGAAG GTGGATCAGTGGTGTATCAATCACGCAGGCCTCGCTCCACCAGCGATGCCCTTTCCACCTCTTTCAACGAAGACCTGTTGAAACCCAGAGTCCATAAAGACTCACAGACAAGCTATAAAGACAGCAGGAAAGCCCAGGCTGTATCCATCACGTGTGTACCTGCACTGATATCCAGCCCGCAGTCGGCTGATGCAGATTTTGGCATAGCTCAGGGTCTGGACTGTGACCCAGCTTTGTTTCAGGGCAGTGCATTAGCTAGTGAAGGAAGAAAAAGAAGCACTAACCAAAAGGACAGAGGCACTTCCAGGGAATCGGGATCTTCAAACGAGGTCACCGGTCCCACTGGAGCGTCTGATTTCATTCCAAAGACcagagaaaatgcaaatgaaaggCATTTAACTTCAGATAAGTTGATTACAGCGACTAAAGAGCCAGACTCCTCTGAGACGGCACCTGTGGGTCGCACCCAGAAACCTGAGGTAGATTCAGAGACAAAAGATCGGTCTGTTTCTTCCACTGAAGTAAAGCCATCTGTGGTCAAGGCCAGTACGTCTGCACAGGGCGAAGATCAGCACCAAAGGCCCTCTTCTCTACTTTCTGAAAGCCTGGATAAATCTACTGATGAGCAGGCCAGAACAGTGAAGCAAACAGAATCAG GTGCTGTGACATTTGACTGCACACCAGGCCTCGTGAGGTCCGTGTCTCTCATAACCTCCCAGCCGGCGGTAAAGAGCGCCGCCCGGATGCTGGCTCTGGCTCTGGCTGAATCAGCCCAACAAGCCACATCGCAGAGAAAGAGAGGTAGTTCCGAACCCCCCACTCCTATTTCTCCAGTTCATCTTCAGGACCCGCTTTCTATGTTGCTGTGGCCCTCACCGCTGTCCTTACAGCCTCAGAACTCGTCCACTAGTAAACAGGTAAAACCTTTGAGCACCATCTCTACCGGAAGCTACACGGATGCAGGCAGCCCACAGAGCACCCGTGCCTGCCACGGAAGTGAGAGTGGACTCAGCTGCTCCGATGGTGGTGGCGGATCTGCCGAAAGTCCTGAAACCGTTTTACCCTCCCAGGATGCATCTGCTGCAAAAGGACTAGATACTAAGCAGGCTCCCGAGAGCCACAAATCTGTTAAAGAAAATGTGCGCCATGTTGGAGTCGGTACTGATAACGGAAGTCCAGACGAAAGCTCAGAGGTGGAGCTCAATCAATTCCAGTTAAACAGTTCTGCATTGCATGGCTCCTCTGAACGTCAGTCAGCCTTGGCTGCTCTGCTCAGCAAGCAAGCTGCCAACGAGTCTAACTTTCGTGTCATACTAGCAGAAGCTTCCATGCCAGCGTCAGTCCATGACGTTCTCCCACATGCTCCAGTTTCTCCACAGACTGCACATTACCCAGGCAACCCCAGTGATAACATGCCGAGGACTTCGGGATACATTTTTCTTTCAAGTTCACTGGGACAGACGTGTCATTATCAGCCTGATTACATCCAACAGCAGCCCAAGATTCCTTTTAGGGATGTATACAACACCCTGGCACCAAGGACCATACACCAGTCTATTAAACACAAAAGTCAACGAAGAGACGACTACTATTCAAGTTGTTTTTATAGACACGGTGGCCCGAGATACCCCCCGATGGATGGTGCGTCCGTGTATCCCACTATCCGTAGGGTGCGCTCTATGCATGCACCACCAGATGACTCGTTTTTCTTCTCCCCACAATCATCCAACCAACACAATACTTTCCAGcgaccggtttcctcaaatatTCACCACGTGCGACCGTACTTTGTGGATGGCAAAGTTCAGTACAGGTTCAAGCCCTATTCCGGAGCTCAACATAACCCGGATCAATATCCAACAAGCGGCCATGGGTACAGCCACTCCTACAGCCTGCGCAGGATGCCTTCTCATCCTGGTAGGGTTATAAGCGGGGGTGAGAGCCATCACAACCCCTGCGTCAACCTGCCTTTTAGCAGAGAGGGTAGTTTTGTAAACCAAGGCATCAATCCTTTGCCAAGGATGAAAACTGTTGCTCAGCATGAGGTAATGGATGCTGGTGTACAAGATCGACTTTTAAATCAGTCTGTCAGACAGAGGACTGCTGCGAAAAAGAAGCCACAAGATCCTAGTTTGCCCCTGCCCCATTTTCAGAAAGCGAGCCAGAGGTGGCAGGAAACAGTGCACACCAGGAACAAATCAGATTCAGGCAAAGATCTGCTCATTTCCACCGAAGGTGCTGATGGAAAATACAGAGTTACAATGGTGACACATTACTCACCGGAGCACCCACTATCCGACCCTGAGAGTTTAACTGCCACTGAGATGGGCGTGAAGAGGAGTGGGTACAGCACCAAACTCAAGCAGAGTCGTTCCATGCAGAACTACCCACAGCACATGCTGGAGTCTCAACCACTGCCGCCTAACCTGACTCTGCATAAAGAATACAGCTGCCCCGACTTCAAACACACCGACACCCAGATTCAAAGCCAGAACCAGCTGATCATGAGGAACTGTCCTAAAGAGGACTATCAGCACGTTTGGGTCAAGGACAGTGATCTACAAAGATTAGAGAGGTCACACAGCATGAAAACCCATCAACAACCCAGACATGTCAAAATGACTGTGGATCATGATCACAGATTATCATATCCCGCCCAGATCAGACAGAGGACTCGTAGCATGTTCGCACCATCTCGCACCAATTACATGGATTCTTATGTGCCTGTGCAGCCCAAAGGTCCTGTCATGTACCCAAACTATGGCTGTATGCCCCCTCATAGATCCAGACTGTACACCACAGATATAGGCACTGGAAGCTTTCTCCGTTCTAAACTTAGGTCTAAGACAGAAGTATACGCTGAATGA